TCGTCGGGAACTCCGACCACTGGGTGTCCCGGGCGTTCTACTTCACCGACCCGGAGGACAACGGGATCGAGCTGTACTGGGACCGGCCGCGCGACGCCTGGACCCACACGTCCGGCGGCGTCGACATGGGCTCCGACTGGTTCGACCCGCAGGCGTTCCTCACCGAGCACCTCACCGAGGACGCCCTGCGGGGCACCGCGGGCCAGGGCGCCCAGGTGGGGCACGTCCACCTCCAGGTCGGCGACATCCCCACCGCGTCGACGTTCTACGTGGACACCCTCGGGTTCGAGGTCATGGCGACGTTCCACGGTGCGCTGTTCATGGCGGCGGGCGGCTACCACCACCACGTCGCCGTCAACACGTGGAACAGCGCGGGGGCCGGCCCGCGTGCCGCGACCCTCGGCCTCGGGCAGATGGCCCTCACCGTGCCGACCGCCGACGAGGTCGGCGCCCTGCGCGACCGGTTGAAGCACGTCGGGGTCGCGACCCGCGACGACGGCCGCACGCTGCGGTTCGACGACCCGTGGAACACCCTCGTCGAGGTCTCCGTCGGCTGACGGCACCACCAAGGAGCCGCCGGGACGGGACCCCGCCCCCGGCACGACGCCGCAGGGCCGCACCGATCCGGTGCGGCCCCGCGGCGTCCGCGACGGCGGTCCGGGCGACGACCGGCGACGTCAGATGCGCCGCTCGCGGCGGTAGAGCGAGCGGGACCAGGCGTGGCCCGCCGCGCCGATGACGACGATCCAGCCGAGCGCCAGGGCGACGGTGCTCGTCTCCAGACCCGCCCCGCCGGCCAGCAGGCCGCGCACGGTCTCGATGATCGGCGTGAACGGCTGGTACTCGGCGAACCAGCGCAGGCCTGCCGGCATCGTCTCGACGGGGACGAATCCGCTGCCCAGGAACGGCAGGAGCAGCAGGATCATCGGGGCGTTGCTGGCCGTCTCGACGCTGCGGGAGCTGAGCCCCATCGCGACGCACAGCCAGTTGAGCGCGATCGCCAGCGCCGCCGTCAGCCCGAGCAGCGCCAGCCACTCGAGCGGTCCGGCGTCGGGCCGGTAGCCCATGGCGAAGGCCGCCCCGATCACGAGCACCAGGGCGACGAGCGCCTGGACGGCGAACCCGATGACCTGGCCGGACAGCACCGACCCGGGAGAGATCGCCATGGTCTTGAAGCGGGCCATGATGCCGCCCGCGGCGTCCATCGCGGCGCTGGTGGCGAGCGAGGTGGCGCCCCCGACGACGGTGATGGCGAGCAGCGCCGGGGTGATGTACGCGAGGTAGGCGGCCCGGCCGTCGGCCCCCGGCGTGACACCGGGCACGACGCCCGCGCCGAACGCCCCGCCGAACACGTAGACGAACAGCACCAGCATGACCAGCGGTCCGGCGACGAGGAACACCGTCAGGCCGGGGTAGCGCACCGCGCGGAGCAGGGTGCGGCGCACCATCGTGGTGACGTCGGCGACCGGGCGGGGGCGCGCGGTCACGGGCACGGGGGTGGCGACGGCGGTCATCGGACGTCCTCCTTCGGGTTCGGGCCGACGGGGTCCCCGGCGGTCCCTGCGGTGCTGTCGTCGGTGCTGTCGTCGGTGGGGGGTTCGGTGAGGGCGAGGAACACGTCGTCGAGCGTGCCGGCGTCGTGCACGGCCTTGAGCTCGGCGGGCGTGCCCTCGGCGACGACGCGGCCCTCGTGCAGCACGGCGACGGCGTCGGCGAGGCGGTCGGCCTCCTCCAGGTACTGCGTGGTGAGCAGGATCGTGGTGCCGTCCGCGACGAGGCGGCGCACCTCGTCCCACAGGGTGCGGCGGCTGCGCGGGTCGAGGCCCGTGGTGGGCTCGTCGAGGAACACGACGGCGGGGGAGCCGACGAGCGTCATCGCGAGGTCGAGCTTGCGCTTCATGCCGCCGGAGTAGGCCGCCACAGGCTTGCCCGCCGCCACGGTCAGGCCGAACTGGTCGAGCAGCTCCGCGGTGCGGCGTCGCCCGGCCGCACGGCCCAGGTGGTGCAGGTCGGCCATGAGGCGCAGGTTCTCGGCGCCGGTGAGGAGGTCGTCGACGGCCGTGACCTGGCCGGTGACGCCGATGGCGGCGCGGACGGCGTCACCGTCGTGGGCGACGTCGTGCCCGGCGACGCGGACGGTGCCCGCGTCGGC
This Isoptericola jiangsuensis DNA region includes the following protein-coding sequences:
- a CDS encoding VOC family protein, which produces MTTARPAGDLLAADTTMGAVTLHVGDLATMTDYYRDALALTELPALAGPGRVALGRGATPVVVLQHTPGLPATARNQAGLFHTAVLFETEETLAAAVAHAARHPLSRFVGNSDHWVSRAFYFTDPEDNGIELYWDRPRDAWTHTSGGVDMGSDWFDPQAFLTEHLTEDALRGTAGQGAQVGHVHLQVGDIPTASTFYVDTLGFEVMATFHGALFMAAGGYHHHVAVNTWNSAGAGPRAATLGLGQMALTVPTADEVGALRDRLKHVGVATRDDGRTLRFDDPWNTLVEVSVG
- a CDS encoding ABC transporter ATP-binding protein, translating into MTSPALAPAIHVTGLRKSYPSKQGPQLVLDGVDLTVPAGTVTALLGPNGAGKTTTVGVLSTLLRADAGTVRVAGHDVAHDGDAVRAAIGVTGQVTAVDDLLTGAENLRLMADLHHLGRAAGRRRTAELLDQFGLTVAAGKPVAAYSGGMKRKLDLAMTLVGSPAVVFLDEPTTGLDPRSRRTLWDEVRRLVADGTTILLTTQYLEEADRLADAVAVLHEGRVVAEGTPAELKAVHDAGTLDDVFLALTEPPTDDSTDDSTAGTAGDPVGPNPKEDVR
- a CDS encoding ABC transporter permease is translated as MTAVATPVPVTARPRPVADVTTMVRRTLLRAVRYPGLTVFLVAGPLVMLVLFVYVFGGAFGAGVVPGVTPGADGRAAYLAYITPALLAITVVGGATSLATSAAMDAAGGIMARFKTMAISPGSVLSGQVIGFAVQALVALVLVIGAAFAMGYRPDAGPLEWLALLGLTAALAIALNWLCVAMGLSSRSVETASNAPMILLLLPFLGSGFVPVETMPAGLRWFAEYQPFTPIIETVRGLLAGGAGLETSTVALALGWIVVIGAAGHAWSRSLYRRERRI